In Streptomyces sp. NBC_00341, the DNA window CGTAGACAGTCGCGACGCAGCGTCGCAAGCTGTCACCATTAGTCATACTTGCTGTCCGTGACGGGTCAGGGAGGTCGGGAGGTTTTCCCAACCACCCTTCTTTCCCTACCGGTTAAAAGAAGGCGCTCGAACCTCGTGGCTCGTGGCTCGACGCTCGAATCCCAAGCCTCAAGCTCCGGGCCCACCCCGCCCCTTCGTACGCTCGAACGAGTGAACCGCCCTTCTCGAAGCCCGAGGCTCGACCCCCGAGCTGCGAGTTTCGAGCCAGCAGCCTTGTCGCACCCGTACAGATTCTTTGTACGGGTGCGACAAGGCGTGGATCACGGACATGGGTGGGATTGAGGACCGTATGCACCCCAGGAATCGACAGCGCAAGAACGCGTCGGCCATGAAGCTCGTGGGCAAACTGCTCGGACGTTTCCGCATCGCAGCCGGACTGACGCAGGCCCAACTCGCCGATTTGGCGCGGGTGCAGGTGGAGACGATCGCCTCCATCGAGCAGGGCCGCCGCTCGCTCCTCCCGGATCTGGCAGAGCGGCTGGACGAGCTGCTGGAGACGAAGGGCGCACTGGCCACGGCGGTGGAGTACATGCCGGAGGTCGATCTCGTACCCGCCTGGGCCGAGCAGTACATGGACCTGGAACGGACGGCGCTTGCCCTCTCCTGGTACGACAACCAGGTCCTGCCCGGACTCCTCCAGACCGAGGCCTACGCACGGGCGGTCTTCCGTAACAGGGTGCCCGCGTTCAGCGAGGAGAAGATCGCGATTCAGACCGCCTCGCGACTGGAACGCCAGGAGATCCTGCACCGCGTCGAGCCGCCGACCGTCAGTTTCGTCATCTGGGAGCCGGTGGTGAGGCTGCAACTCGTCAGCGACGAGGAGCATGTGGAGCAGCTCCGCCACCTGCGTGCGTGCGCGATGCTGCCGGGCGTGAGCCTCCAGATTCTCCCGCTGAGCCACCGCGCCCATGCCGGGCT includes these proteins:
- a CDS encoding Scr1 family TA system antitoxin-like transcriptional regulator — protein: MKLVGKLLGRFRIAAGLTQAQLADLARVQVETIASIEQGRRSLLPDLAERLDELLETKGALATAVEYMPEVDLVPAWAEQYMDLERTALALSWYDNQVLPGLLQTEAYARAVFRNRVPAFSEEKIAIQTASRLERQEILHRVEPPTVSFVIWEPVVRLQLVSDEEHVEQLRHLRACAMLPGVSLQILPLSHRAHAGLNGPFTLLETPDFQHVAYSETQRGSLLVADPDEISILAQKYAMLRAQALSPEETLGLLDRLLGELGVQ